TTTCACTCCGATCTTTTGTTTTCCCAATATCAATCGCTACTATTGCAAAATAACAGCACTCGATGTTTAGAAGAGCCAAACCATTTGTCCACTCAATACCAACGGTCATATAAAAATTCAATGCAAAAGAAGCACAGGAATGGAACTCAGGGTTTTCAAACTAAACAACACATGAAACTCGCATTCACACTCATCAATGAACCAGAGACATAGAAACAACCAAATACTACTCACTAAGGCCCAACATATTCATCTGGTCTTGACATGATAGTTTGTCTAAATAGGCTTGATTTTGAAGTGCAGCGAGATGAGCGAAAAAACAAGACACTTCAAGTCCTGCAAGCATGAATGTTTCAGAAAGGAACATGTGAGCACAAATAATTACAGAAAGATGCTAACAGAAAAAAACTTGAgaaccatttatatatatagagagagagagcaacaTCAGAAACAAACAATTAGTATAACCAGACCACAGCCTATATGTTAAAGTTCGACAAAGTGAATCAGTGAAAGAGGCAACTAAATGTAGAAGAACATTCTTATAGAGAGAGTAGTAACGGGATTAGGCTAAGCAGGAGGAAATTAAGGGCTTACTGTAtaatcttaagaaaaaaaaaaagaaggcaaAGTGGattggaagagaaagagaggagaccTGAACAAGATAGTAGAAGATGCGAAGTCCTTCAGGATCATTGCTGCTCTGGACATCAACAAGAGATCCAATCTTAGATGTAGCAAAGCAGATATGCTCATTGCCCATGACGATCTCAAGCTCTTGCTTCCCAACACGGTCAGGTTCCGGCCAATTGTTATCATCTTCTTTCAGTATCTACTTtgcccaacaaaaaaaacaaaaacatataaaaaaattaacatcatcTATGGTAACCGCATCAACAACCTAAATCTAATAACACTGGGTTGTATTCTCTCCTCagtaagttttttaaaataacattccAATCGCAAGATGCCCTaaattgacaataaaaaaaaaaaaccctaattgacaATATAGCGGAGGAGGCGTAGATCGAGCAAGACGCGGacagtaaaagaaaaaggaaaaacaagagAAAGGAAATCGGAAGAAGACCTCGCTCTCGGAGACGATACGCTTGCATTCCTTGAGAACGGCGGGGGTGAGAAAGACCTCCTTCCGGATAATCGTATCGTTCTTGTAGTTAGAGTTATTGGCGTAACGGAGCTTGCCGTCTTCTCTAAACTCGAACTCCAGGAACTCGTGTCCAAATTTCCCTTTGTGCCCAACATAGTACCTCAGGTAGAATTCTTTCTCNNNNNNNNNNNNNNNNNNNNNNNNNNNNNNNNNNNNNNNNNNNNNNNNNNNNNNNNNNNNNNNNNNNNNNNNNNNNNNNNNNNNNNNNNNNNNNNNNNNNNNNNNNNNNNNNNNNNNNNNNNNNNNNNNNNNNNNNNNNNNNNNNNNNNNNNNNNNNNNNNNTGCAGCGAGATGAGCGAAAAAACAAGACACTTCAAGTCCTGCAAGCATGAATGTTTCAGAAAGGAACATGTGAGCACAAATAATTACAGAAAGATGCTAACAGAAAAAAGTTGAGAACCatttatagagagagagagagcaacaTCAGAAACAAACAATTAGTATAACCGGACCAGACCACAGCCTATATGTTAAAGTTCGACAATGTGAATCAGTGAAAGAGGCAGAGTCCTAAATGTAGAAGAACATTCTTATAGAGAGAGTAGTAACGGGATTAGGCTAAGCAGGAGGAAAATAAGGGCTTACTTACTgtttaatcctaaaagaaagaaaaaaaggttggaagagaaagagaggagaccTGAACAAGATAGTAGAAGATGCGAAGTCCTTCAGGATCATTACTGCTCTGGACATCAACAAGAGATCCAATCTTAGATGTAGCAAAGCAGATATGCTCATTGCCCATGACGATCTCAAGCTCTTGCTTCCCAACACGGTCAGGTTCCGGCCAATTGTTATCATCTTCTTTCAGTATCTACTTtgcccaacaaaaaaaacaaaaacatataaaaaaattaacatcatcTATGGTAACCGCATCAACAACCTAAATCTAATAACACTGGGTTGTATTCTCTCCTCagtaagttttttaaaataacattccAATCGCAAGATGCCCTaaattgacaataaaaaaaaaaaaccctaattgacaATATAGCGGAGGAGGCGTAGATCGAGCAAGACGCGGacagtaaaagaaaaaggaaaaacaagagAAAGGAAATCGGAAGAAGACCTCGCTCTCGGAGACGATACGCTTGCATTCCTTGAGAACGGCGGGGGTGAGAAAGACCTCCTTCCGGATAATCGTATCGTTCTTGTAGTTAGAGTTATTGGCGTAACGGAGCTTACCGTCTTCTCTAAACTCGAACTCCAGGAACTCGTGTCCAAATTTCCCTTTGTGCCCAACATAGTACCTCAGGTAgaactctttctctccttccgcggccatggcttcttcttccttctctctctctctctcgaggtTTCTCGTCTCTTTGCCTTTGCTCTTTTTATGTTTATACCCCGACaaaaacacaactgattttaaTGGGCTTTGACATATGAGCCCATATATAAACTCCGACccatttaaaagaaaagtaaggcccatttctctttcttttccagTTTCCCATCGGAAAGCTCGTTGTTATTCATCATATACAGTAGTCCGGCTGCCTGATTTGGATATTCCCCGATGATGCCGACGGATTCGAGAATGGCCAAGAAGTTTCTTCAATCCTATGGTAATTTTCGTACATGCTCGCCAGAtgatctctttcctttttttttttttgtttctgaatttttgtctatttaaaaaaaaaagagcaggATATGATTTGATCCTGGGATCTGTTGCTGCAATTTATGTGATATTGGCACCATATACTAAGGTGGAAGAGAGCTTCAATGTACAGGTAGGTAGGAGGTTTTCTAttcataatgtttttattttttttagagtcAGTCTCACTCTTTCGCCGATTCGCTTGCCTCTCTAGTCAATGCACGACATTCTCTACCATCGCCACCATTTGGACTCTGTCagtgacctctctctctctctctctctctctctctttacttctCCTGGAGCCTCACAGCATTATTTTTATAACTCCAGACTGATCTAGATTTTTTTAACTTCCGTCTCAGTATGACCATTTAGAGTTCCCCGGTGTTGTCCCTCGAACTTTTATTGGTAAGGGCTGTTGAATTACGCCCTCCCTCACTCATCAATTTAGTGTTGTTCTACTGGAtgctttttgtttgtgattctactctcatttcatttttttctttttcttgcaggAGCCTTCATAGTCTCTCTTTTTGCATCACCCCTTGTATCAGTTATCAGCTGGCTAGGTTTCCCCAAGTTTTATAGCCTTGTTGCAGGTTTCTCTCCCTGTTTCTCCCTTTCTTTCCCCGCTAAACCACTGTCCTCTTTTTAATTCACATCATCATAATTGACTTACAGCTCGTTTGGTGTTGGGCTGCATCATATTGTCCACACTAAGATTTTTCCGGATTCAGGTATGAAATTTCTTTGTTAGTAAGTTGCTCTCCTTCTTGTTTCCATGCTACGCTTccctatttttatattttttccctTCCCATGTCTTCGGAATTGTCATCTCTTTCATGCATCTTCTTTCCTGTTTTCCTCCTCCTATACACTGACGACTGAAAGCTACTTCTTTCACAGATAAGAAATAAGTTTGGACATCAAGTTGAAACTTTCTTTGTACTTCTCACCACTTttcagtttcattttcttttttactgcACTCGTCCTCTACCTAATATTCTAGCTTTGGGATTAGGTAATTTACTTCTATTCATCTGACTCTACTTCGTAATCGTCCTTCAGATGGCCTCGCACTCTTTCCCATGGCCCACCTAGCCTAGGCCTTATTAGGTGTTGCTAATGTTTTTAAATCTGGATCCTTGCAGTTAATCTGGCATATGGTCATTGGTTAAAGGAAAACTTTTACTCGGCTTTGAGTTTCCTGGTATGTATGATATTCGTCCAGATCATAATATCCAAAACTATGGGTTTGCTGACATGTCTTTTATCTGGTAATCAGATTTGTGCCACTGTAATCTTCAGATGTGATACCATGTTACTGCTTGGGCCTATAGGTCTTGAACTTTTACTGGTGAGTTGTTCATGATCATTGAATAGTTTTAAGTACTGAGCTTCTGTATATGTGTGATTGGCTTGTTATTTCCATCTGATGCGGCTGCTTTACGTCTATCAATGACAGACCAGATCGATCTCCTTCTGGAAAGCACTTAAGTATTGTGTTGCAACCACTCTGTTGGCTCTAGGTTGGTTAGAGTACCTCgttattttgtaatctatttGCCCTTCAGACACTAGTTCCCGAGTCAGGTTTTTTTGTGGTCATTGAATATTCCTTACCACAGGTCTTACCATTTTCGTTGACTCTATCATGTGGAAAAAGTTTGTCTGGCCAGAATTCGATGTTTTCTGGTTTAACTCCATTTTAAACCGGAGCTCTGACTGGGGTGTATCCTTCAAAAAAGATTTcctcaatttatttatttttgtgtgatACATAATTCTTTTGCAGTTTTTTTCACTGCCTGAATAAAGGATTGCCTTTGGAATTTCCATACAATAGTGTTATTGCAAATGTAGTTCTTTGTTGTTCCTTGAAAATTAGTTGCTTGATCAGACACATTCTGTACATTGGTACTTCACCTCGGCACTCCCACGTTCTTTACTATTAGCTTATCCACTTTCATTGGTAAATTCGAGGCCTCCTAACATCTGTCATATTGTCTTGTTCCTTTCTAGTTAGGATCTCTATAAATTattctcatttgttttcttcttaatcttatGCAGCTTGGTGCTTTAGCTGACAGGAGGCTTCCATTCTTTGTTCTTCCAGTTTTATCCTTCGTTATACTATACTCTAAACTTCCGCACAAGGTAATCAGATGGATTACTTATCTCAGTAGCCATCAAGGTATCTTAACCATTTTCTGACATAGGTGTACCTATCTTTCTTGATATCTGCAGGAACTCCGGTTTATCATTAGTTCAGTGCCAATGTTCAACTTGTCTGCTGCAGTTGCTGCTAGCAGAATGTAAGAGTTCTATCAGTTGTTTGCTAGCTAAGCTTTTAATCATAGCTAAGACGTTTGCTTATTCAGTATCTTAAGAGCTCTTAATATAATCCGATTTCATTTTACAGCTACAATAACAGGAAGAAAACTATTTGGAAACTGGTGAACATGGTTATGTTAGCGTTTTTCGCAATCAGGTAGAAATAGTAAGCAATTATCTTTGCTAAGTAGAGAAGGAAAGGGATTTGCTAGTCAATTTAACCTTGTTCTATAGTGCAGGGTGCACGGTTGTAACATTCATGGCATCTTACTACAATTATCCTAGCGGCTATGCTTTGAAGCGCCTGCATCAAATAAGTGAGTGACTTACTCTGTGTATGGGGGTTTCTTGTTATTTTAGCAGCATTGACCAGggcaaacaagaaaaatatgctAGTCGGTATTTGTTTGACTCACGTGCCACATAAGACTCATAAATCATTTAAGTTTTGTGGTGTAGATCTACCTCTGGACCTCTGGTTGATAAATTCCTACAATATGATTAATTTACCTGGTGCCTTCCATGCTTCTCAGGCCATCCTGTGAATGTAGCTGGAGAAGAGTGGGTTCACATAGACACATTTGGTGCTATGAATGGAATATCTCGCTTTTGTGAAGATGCTTTTCCGTGGAGGTATGGTTGATTCTTTTTTCTAAGTACGTTTGCTGTATTAGTTTGTTTTAGGGCTCGTAAAAGTAAAGGAGATGTCAATATACATAGGAAAAAGAGTTACCACTAAGAAGCACCCATTTGGGCGAGATGAAGAAGGAATAATTCTCCATCACCTTTGAATATGAAGAATAGAAGAGGGTATCTGTTTAGCTATTTAGGAGGcgataaaatgttttattttatggtgCAATGCAGATactcaaaagaagaagagatagtaGTGGAGGAGTTGCAAAACCGAAATTTCACGTATCTGGTGAAGTGAGTATATCATCATATAGTAGAAAGCAGTTCATAGTAAAAAGAGATACCACTGGTGGTCACCATGTAATCTGTTGTCATGCTTTGTGCAGCGAGCACTCCTCTGTAGATGGATACAAGTGCTTATTTCATGAAGAGGGGTTTGAGAGACTTGAACTGCGGCGAGGTTTCCCTCCCATTGTCCTGGTAAAAATTGGTGGGAGTGGGGATAGTATTTCATCAAAATAAGAGCATGGAATGTAATGTTGAGGTTTGAATTGCAGGTAAAAAGGCCCAAAGTGTACGTGCACcaagatatgaagaagaagaaggaagatcaATTGCATAAGAAATGGCCTGGATGTTAGCAATACAACGACAAATAGAGACGGTGGTTTTGGGTTAATGTAGCAGCTTTGTTATCCTTTAGAGAGCACATGATATGCACTTAGTCATTAGCTATGTATCAGATTGAAACCCTCTGATTTGTTCAGTAGTATCGTCGACCTTTGGGCCTTTGCTTGATTGAATTGACAATTGATTGATGGtccattaatttgttttaccAGTTTACCCCTCTCGTCTTTTcgtttaggaaaaaaaaaaacatttgtgcTTCGACTTATCCGAAAcctaacgagagagagagagagagagagagagagaggatgctGCTTCAGGCGGTCCAAAACCGCAATGTTCCACTGGCGTCCTCCGCCTCGTATTCCCGTCTCCCTCGCTGCAGATCCCTGCCATCTCCGTAGCTCTGTCGAAGAAGACGGCAGCAATCGTGTGTTCCATCTCCCAGGTTTATGGATACGGCACGGTGGATTACNNNNNNNNNNNNNNNNNNNNNNNNNNNNNNNNNNNNNNNNNNNNNNNNNNNNNNNNNNNNNNNNNNNNNNNNNNNNNNNNNNNNNNNNNNNNNNNNNNNNNNNNNNNNNNNNNNNNNNNNNNNNNNNNNNNNNNNNNNNNNNNNNNNNNNNNNNNNNNNNNNNNNNNNNNNNNNNNNNNNNNNNNNNNNNNNNNNNNNNNNNNNNNNNNNNNNNNNNNNNNNNNNNNNNNNNNNNNNNNNNNNNNNNNNNNNNNNNNNNNNNNNNNNNNNNNNNNNNNNNNNNNNNNNNNNNNNNNNNNNNNNNNNNNNNNNNNNNNNNNNNNNNNNNNNNNNNNNNNNNNNNNNNNNNNNNNNNNNNNNNNNNNNNNNNNNNNNNNNNNNNNNNNNNNNNNNNNNNNNNNNNNNNNNNNNNNNNNNNNNNNNNNNNNNNNNNNNNNNNNNNNNNNNNNNNNNNNNNNNNNNNNNNNNNNNNNNNNNNNNNNNNNNNNNNNNNNNNNNNNNNNNNNNNNNNNNNNNNNNNNNNNNNNNNNNNNNNNNNNNNNNNNNNNNNNNNNNNNNNNNNNNNNNNNNNNNNNNNNNNNNNNNNNNNNNNNNNNNNNNNNNNNNNNNNNNNNNNNNNNNNNNNNNNNNNNNNNNNNNNNNNNNNNNNNNNNNNNNNNNNNNNNNNNNNNNNNNNNNNNNNNNNNNNNNNNNNNNNNNNNNNNNNNNNNNNNNNNNNNNNNNNNNNNNNNNNNNNNNNNNNNNNNNNNNNNNNNNNNNNNNNNNNNNNNNNNNNNNNNNNNNNNNNNNNNNNNNNNNNNNNNNNNNNNNNNNNNNNNNNNNNNNNNNNNNNNNNNNNNNNNNNNNNNNNNNNNNNNNNNNNNNNNNNNNNNNNNNNNNNNNNNNNNNNNNNNNNNNNNNNNNNNNNNNNNNNNNNNNNNNNNNNNNNNNNNNNNNNNNNNNNNNNNNNNNNNNNNNNNNNNNNNNNNNNNNNNNNNNNNNNNNNNNNNNNNNNNNNNNNNNNNNNNNNNNNNNNNNNNNNNNNNNNNNNNNNNNNNNNNNNNNNNNNNNNNNNNNNNNNNNNNNNNNNNNNNNNNNNNNNNNNNNNNNNNNNNNNNNNNNNNNNNNNNNNNNNNNNNNNNNNNNNNNNNNNNNNNNNNNNNNNNNNNNNNNNNNNNNNNNNNNNNNNNNNNNNNNNNNNNNNNNNNNNNNNNNNNNNNNNNNNNNNNNNNNNNNNNNNNNNNNNNNNNNNNNNNNNNNNNNNNNNNNNNNNNNNNNNNNNNNNNNNNNNNNNNNNNNNNNNNNNNNNNNNNNNNNNNNNNNNNNNNNNNNNNNNNNNNNNNNNNNNNNNNNNNNNNNNNNNNNNNNNNNNNNNNNNNNNNNNNNNNNNNNNNNNNNNNNNNNNNNNNNNNNNNNNNNNNNNNNNNNNNNNNNNNNNNNNNNNNNNNNNNNNNNNNNNNNNNNNNNNNNNNNNNNNNNNNNNNNNNNNNNNNNNNNNNNNNNNNNNNNNNNNNNNNNNNNNNNNNNNNNNNNNNNNNNNNNNNNNNNNNNNNNNNNNNNNNNNNNNNNNNNNNNNNNNNNNNNNNNNNNNNNNNNNNNNNNNNNNNNNNNNNNNNNNNNNNNNNNNNNNNNNNNNNNNNNNNNNNNNNNNNNNNNNNNNNNNNNNNNNNNNNNNNNNNNNNNNNNNNNNNNNNNNNNNNNNNNNNNNNNNNNNNNNNNNNNNNNNNNNNNNNNNNNNNNNNNNNNNNNNNNNNNNNNNNNNNNNNNNNNNNNNNNNNNNNNNNNNNttttttctttttttttttttttttttttttctttttcttttttgaatctCCTTTTTAACTTGATCGTATTCGTATAGGTGTACGACTGGATGAACAACAGAGGCGAAAGGTTTCGATTGTCTGCAAGTGATGCTGCAATCCAGCTCGACTTAATCGGCAAAGTGCGTGGCATTTCAGACGCCGAAGAGTTCTTCCTCACGCTCCCTGAGCATTTCAAGGACCGGAGAGTTTATGGTTCCCTCCTCAATGCCTATGTGAGGGCCAAGTCTAGAGAAAAAGCTGAATCCCTGCTCAACACCATGAGGGAGAAAGGATACGCCCTGCACCCGCTTCCCTTCAACGTCATGATGACTCTCTACATGAACCTTAGGGAGTTCGACAAAGTCGACGCCATGGTCTTCGAGATGAAGCAGAAAGATATACGTCTCGACATTTACTCCNNNNNNNNNNNNNNNNNNNNNNNNNNNNNNNNNNNNNNNNNNNNNNNNNNNNNNNNNNNNNNNNNNNNNNNNNNNNNNNNNNNNNNNNNNNNNNNNNNNNNNNNNNNNNNNNNNNNNNNNNNNNNNNNNNNNNNNNNNNNNNNNNNNNNNNNNNNNNNNNNNNNNNNNNNNNNNNNNNNNNNNNNNNNNNNNNNNNNNNNNNNNNNNNNNNNNNNNNNNNNNNNNNNNNNNNNNNNNNNNNNNNNNNNNNNNNNNNNNNNNNNNNNNNNNNNNNNNNNNNTCCCTACTTGATCGTATTCGTATAGGTGTACGACTGGATGAACAACAGAGGCGAAAGGTTTCGATTGTCTGCAAGTGATGCTGCAATCCAGCTTGACCTAATCGGAAAAGTGCGTGGCATTTCAGACGCCGAAGAGTTCTTCCTCACGCTCCCTGAGAACTTCAAGGACCGGAGAGTTTATGGTTCCCTCCTCAATGCCTATGTGAGGGCCAAGTCTAGAGAAAAAGCTGAATCCCTGCTCAGCACCATGAGGGAGAAAGGATACGCCCTGCACCCGCTTCCCTTCAACGTCATGATGACTCTCTACATGAACCTTAGGGAGTTCGACAAAGTCGACGCCATGGTCTTCGAGATGAAGCAGAAAGATATACGTCTCGACATTTACTCCTACAACATCTGGCTCTCCTCCTGCGGCTCCCTAGGATCTGTTGAGAAAATGGAACTAGTGTA
The genomic region above belongs to Camelina sativa cultivar DH55 unplaced genomic scaffold, Cs unpScaffold00633, whole genome shotgun sequence and contains:
- the LOC104773747 gene encoding protein mago nashi homolog isoform X1 is translated as MAAEGEKEFYLRYYVGHKGKFGHEFLEFEFREDGKLRYANNSNYKNDTIIRKEVFLTPAVLKECKRIVSESEILKEDDNNWPEPDRVGKQELEIVMGNEHICFATSKIGSLVDVQSSNDPEGLRIFYYLVQDLKCLVFSLISLHFKIKPI
- the LOC104773747 gene encoding protein mago nashi homolog isoform X2, with the protein product MAAEGEKEFYLRYYVGHKGKFGHEFLEFEFREDGKLRYANNSNYKNDTIIRKEVFLTPAVLKECKRIVSESEILKEDDNNWPEPDRVGKQELEIVMGNEHICFATSKIGSLVDVQSSNDPEGLRIFYYLVQDLKCLVFSLISLHFKIKPI
- the LOC104773734 gene encoding dol-P-Man:Man(7)GlcNAc(2)-PP-Dol alpha-1,6-mannosyltransferase-like isoform X1 produces the protein MMPTDSRMAKKFLQSYGYDLILGSVAAIYVILAPYTKVEESFNVQSMHDILYHRHHLDSYDHLEFPGVVPRTFIGAFIVSLFASPLVSVISWLGFPKFYSLVAARLVLGCIILSTLRFFRIQLLLSQIRNKFGHQVETFFVLLTTFQFHFLFYCTRPLPNILALGLVNLAYGHWLKENFYSALSFLICATVIFRCDTMLLLGPIGLELLLTRSISFWKALKYCVATTLLALGLTIFVDSIMWKKFVWPEFDVFWFNSILNRSSDWGTHSVHWYFTSALPRSLLLAYPLSLLGALADRRLPFFVLPVLSFVILYSKLPHKELRFIISSVPMFNLSAAVAASRIYNNRKKTIWKLVNMVMLAFFAISAGCTVVTFMASYYNYPSGYALKRLHQISHPVNVAGEEWVHIDTFGAMNGISRFCEDAFPWRYSKEEEIVVEELQNRNFTYLVNEHSSVDGYKCLFHEEGFERLELRRGFPPIVLVKRPKVYVHQDMKKKKEDQLHKKWPGC
- the LOC104773734 gene encoding dol-P-Man:Man(7)GlcNAc(2)-PP-Dol alpha-1,6-mannosyltransferase-like isoform X2; its protein translation is MMPTDSRMAKKFLQSYGYDLILGSVAAIYVILAPYTKVEESFNVQSMHDILYHRHHLDSYDHLEFPGVVPRTFIGAFIVSLFASPLVSVISWLGFPKFYSLVAARLVLGCIILSTLRFFRIQIRNKFGHQVETFFVLLTTFQFHFLFYCTRPLPNILALGLVNLAYGHWLKENFYSALSFLICATVIFRCDTMLLLGPIGLELLLTRSISFWKALKYCVATTLLALGLTIFVDSIMWKKFVWPEFDVFWFNSILNRSSDWGTHSVHWYFTSALPRSLLLAYPLSLLGALADRRLPFFVLPVLSFVILYSKLPHKELRFIISSVPMFNLSAAVAASRIYNNRKKTIWKLVNMVMLAFFAISAGCTVVTFMASYYNYPSGYALKRLHQISHPVNVAGEEWVHIDTFGAMNGISRFCEDAFPWRYSKEEEIVVEELQNRNFTYLVNEHSSVDGYKCLFHEEGFERLELRRGFPPIVLVKRPKVYVHQDMKKKKEDQLHKKWPGC
- the LOC104773734 gene encoding dol-P-Man:Man(7)GlcNAc(2)-PP-Dol alpha-1,6-mannosyltransferase-like isoform X3, whose amino-acid sequence is MHDILYHRHHLDSYDHLEFPGVVPRTFIGAFIVSLFASPLVSVISWLGFPKFYSLVAARLVLGCIILSTLRFFRIQLLLSQIRNKFGHQVETFFVLLTTFQFHFLFYCTRPLPNILALGLVNLAYGHWLKENFYSALSFLICATVIFRCDTMLLLGPIGLELLLTRSISFWKALKYCVATTLLALGLTIFVDSIMWKKFVWPEFDVFWFNSILNRSSDWGTHSVHWYFTSALPRSLLLAYPLSLLGALADRRLPFFVLPVLSFVILYSKLPHKELRFIISSVPMFNLSAAVAASRIYNNRKKTIWKLVNMVMLAFFAISAGCTVVTFMASYYNYPSGYALKRLHQISHPVNVAGEEWVHIDTFGAMNGISRFCEDAFPWRYSKEEEIVVEELQNRNFTYLVNEHSSVDGYKCLFHEEGFERLELRRGFPPIVLVKRPKVYVHQDMKKKKEDQLHKKWPGC